AGAAGAGCAACCATCTTCAAAAActaaagaatgaaaaaaataaataaataaatgaaaaaaaagaaaaaaaaaaattctggcttCTTATAATTTGGCATCACCCTTGAATCCAGCAGAATAAAAAATCCATACAAAATATCCGAGCAAGATCTGAATCTAGAAGTCAAATTCAATCATTTCCGAGCGAAGGTGAGAACAGAGAAACAGACGTAGCTCACATGAGTGTTCTGTCATGCACTGGGGAAACAAGCGAAGGTACGGTGAGGACAAAACAAATCGCGGCACGACTTAAAAACCAGCTCTGTCACTTCTTATGTTTCCAGAGGTAGAGTTCTGCTGTCAAACTTGTTTACAACAGTGTGATTGTTTTTCCAGATTTATCAACCAAACAGCCTGAAGTAGTGGATTTCAGGGGAAAACGCTTCAATATTTGCATTATTCTCCAAGGAGGTATGGTATATATTCAATTACAACATGTTTATCCAAACTGAAACTTTATTCTTGTCCTTCTAAAAGCTATAGCGGTTCACCTGAAAGAGTCTTAAACACCCTTGACAGCCATTTCTcattgtcataaataaataagaagaaaaaattgCATTTGTCATCTGTGGCGCGGTATCCCAGAGTAGGCAAGTGTGAATGTGAGCTTTTGGACTGTTCGTTTGTGTATTTGTTATTTGGTATGAATGTGTTTTAGTGCATGTTTGGGTGGCCTTTTGTTGCCAGGCAATGATcaggtgtttgtttgtgtgtgtgtgtgtgcatgagcacTAGTCCACTCCAAGGGCTTTGAGCTGCCTCTCGATATCCTCATCTGAGATCCCATCTGCCTTGGCCGTGGCGGCGCTTGGGGTTTTTCGCGCAGCTGAAGGAGCATGAGCCATCTGTAGAAGGACACAAAATACCAGAAAGCCATTATATGGATAAAAAATTATGATGTGATGGATAGTGTTGGGCAATCAAAGACTCAACATTCATGCCACGGGTATGAAtaactagattttttttctctagagATGTTCTCTGAAATATGTGTGAaatgttaaatgtgttttttttaataaagcccAGTTTGAATTAATaactcaaatatttattttgcttcattgcaggatgtttttgtttaaataatgtttttaactaGTGATTCAGTGACAAATTTAAAATGGCTATTTTTCGCCACCTATTGGCCTGTTATTTATGCAGTCTTAATTGAACCCAGTATTTGTGTGATATGTTTGAGATatgaatgtttgttaaaaaaaactgtcaaactaGGGCTCCACAATAATTAAATTTCAGTATTGACATGCTTATCcgtatattaatttttattatattatattgacaattaattcattttaacacAATGCATCTGTTTGTTTTCAAAATAccataacaaaaatatttttcacacatatagtacaaaaaaacaaaacaaaaaaaacacttacatttctatgcaaaaatgcaaaacttcttatattattattattatattttaacaataataattgtaatgatGCACTACATCCAATGTAGTGTAGGCCTCTGTGAAAGTTTTTTCATAGAGCAGTTGAGGTTGTAATAGAGCAGTTTACCTCAACATTCATGAACAGGAGactacagtaaacatgtttaCCCTAAATATTTGCAGCATGAGCTCTTAAGCAAAAGTGCTGAACATAAGGTTATGTTTGGAAAGAGTGAGGAAAGAGAGCTGACATTGTGAAGAACATCCTTTTATCCTTTTTATCCTTATATGGGGTGTTTTATGCAGTCAAGTCAAGGGTAAATGTATGCAGATTTACAAACCAGCCAAATTATTACCCATTATAATATTGTGAAAGGggattttatagtttatatacatacattttaaactaTACAGCACTTTTAAATATGCACAGCTTTAAATATGCCCTTAGGAAACCTAAAAGTAATGTCACAGACTGTGCTGTATCATACACCTgctgcaataaggtgcaagacatattgggcacgatttgttgctattctcagaccagcgcaaccctaattttctcgatctgcgccacattgtttaactAACAAATACATTTGCAGCGCTTTGtgcactcatgggtgttccggtccaaaaaagaggtgtgttaaggccaagcggcaacctcccgctctccctcaggaagccaatacgaagtaactaaaactgcaattcattgaaatttcgctagtcctggctccatatagagcaaatttctattgagcccactgttaaaatggccaactttacagtagaaaaaaaaggtgtttacagcctggtacagagaatgattttggttcatatagctaatattacccttcatgacaactgttagAGGCgtggattttttttataactcatctgttccCTTTATATTacgttttattaagtctgcataaataATGGCGTGGccatttgagtgacagctaggtcgcCGTTAGGCCGGTGAACTCGGCAtacacatcatatttttgttttatgtggctttacacagtcagttgccttttggaattatttcttacaattatcagatgatatggcatgccgTGTTGACTTCATTGTGCTCacaaccattcacgtggcctccatttcccaggtgcgtgaaattatatacttataccatctctataaatttatttgctttatttaagatcatttatcattcatatttttctttagaacagATTGAATAGCTGTAGGCTTTAGAACAGTCATCTGGAATGTTgttatacagtgttatgcctggatttcataaatagccttgcatttactaacacagactgtattttaagtgtttggaagtaaatcgcgttttcctcctgttgaaaaatgtcataagaacaatgcttagtggctcagtgtattacaacagtgtttttaaaaatctaaacactttattgttatagtatacaaccaagcacgtGTGGTCAGAACActaacgagttgcaggtaatgaagtattaagtgtttttcccatagaaaagcctgtctaagcaaaatgccagcaggtgtttgtagctccactggcgctccgcctctttgcccttgtttggtatcccccagtCGGTGCGATGACACgtaaacaaaatggcgacagttggccacgcctactagtatcttcttttgggttcttcagaagactatgggtgacgtcacggataccaCGTTCATATATTTTACTGTCTAtggttaaggcgcattgttggtgcattgctattttgaggaactaaaatagactgtgcaattgaccagcttaaagcaggtctaaagtccagcacagagcgtgttagtAGTGTGTCTTAAACgaaaacacattgcttaatacacacaggatgtacagcaatacacaaatttctttacaaatgaaaaagaataaaatacttaaaacattacaaaaattattattttcttcataaatataaAAGCCATCCAACCATGCCTCATTTTGGTggcctttttcagtttattcatgacaatttgcttttgtgtaatgttattattagcagtattatttatcatatgcatatttatatttgttttataaaaacaagtttagatttgtccacctgttttgGAGTcatatgcatcactatatggaCATAAGAATTGGACGTGTTTGGATATTTTGACCAGACTTATGGTCACAAAGCTTATTTTTCTGTCTTTGacatagcaaaagtggattcggacacacccttaatgcttttgcgccatgcgctttagacttttcacctagatcgttaaaatagagcccactaTGTCTAATAaccgaaataaataaatatataaataggcaCACTCATATTCAGGACACAGATTCTAAATCCAAAAATCTTTGCAAAAACTTCCATAATAATCACTTAAGCTGTGAAATGCATCTCGTCCTACCATCATCCTGAATCTGTCATGTGTCAAGTTCTTTACTGCATCTCCATAACCGTAATGGATAAATGCTTTGAAATACTATTGTGATgtatattcaatatattgtgcagctctaatggaCACAAATGGATTTCAACACTAATGCACTGCAGTGATAAACCTGTTTACAGAATCTGGTGCCTCAACCTGACTAACGTCCATATAACCTTTCACTTCTTACCTTTCCTGAGATCTCAATTCCAATTTCATCCAACACCTGGTTCACAATGTCCTGAGATTCTTCCTCATCTCCAGAATCCTCAAAGATCTCATCCAGGGTGTCATTCACTGTAAATAGAGATGGGGGAAATCATGATTTGTATACAATTGCTGAAATTTCAGTACAGATGTATGacatgatccttcataaatcattcgCACAATCGAATGAACAAACTAACTGATTAATGACCACAATAGTGAAACTTTTtctacacacaaataaatacccCGAGATTGCaagtaaacaatgtttataaGACTTCAAATAAAATCGATTTATTTCCTTGTGGTGATGCCAAAACTTGGCATAATCCATTTTTGTGCGTGTAAACATTCATTCTACATTATTTCTGAATAAAagtgttaataaataaatcatgctgACTAATCTTTCAAACAACATTGTATCCTATCATTCTATTTTTTGGAGCAATAACATTAGTGTACACTCATTTACTGTTCCCTCctatttcttttaaacacaataagCAATTTTTGTTTGCTTCTTTGTTCGTTTATTGCCAAATCAGCATCTTTTCAAGAAAAGATCAATATAGATAAAAACATTACATGATAATCACCACAAAAAGCTATTAGTTATAGCATAGTCAGTCTGGTTGTGCAAAATAACTTGTTTTTCAAAACccacttataaaaaaaaatacccacagcaatacataaataaaaacatgtcttACTCATCTCCTCTGTCATGTCCATCTTTGCGGTTTCTTTCTGAAAGTTCTGCAGGGTCTGCATGGTCTTCTTTGGATCCATCTTTTTGTTAACAGCTTGCATTGTCTGAAAGTTGTTTTGAGAGAGGCAGACACACAAACAACTGAGTCACTGTTTGATTCATGACCATTCTAAAACGTGCACTTTAGGCTCCTCATGCAATTATGCGAAGAATGATGGCTGTGTATCAGCATGGCATTAAACTGTACACCATTTATAGCATTTATAGAACAACATATAGGTCAAATTTAGTAGAAATActaataaaacttaaataatttGCCTACATGGCTAATAGAgttataaaaaacataataagaataataataacaactgcaAGATGTACAAAGCCAATTTGCAGCTCTAGATGGAAGCAAATTAGCACTTTATAGTCATGAGTACCCATAGGAATTTATAATGGGTTTTTAGAATAGAGGTTTTCCATTTAGAGAAAAATTACTTCAAGACCCTTTCATTTGACTGAGAatttggctaataattctgacttcaactgtatgtgtaaatatatatttatttaatttgtatttattattaatgttatttcagTAACAATATTGAACATGCAAATGTTTACATCATTTATATGCACTACACTTTGAAaagattttctgtcttttagcatatatattatattatacttactTTTACCAGcaaagtggttctaattggatttgcattgtaaataaaagttaaaactttattattttttatttcatgtattaggtttttagttactatgctctcaaaataattcagcataaatctgcagattttgtatgaaattctgtgcagaaataacaaaaaatgtccacagattctgtctggcccttatgagttagagggatagttcaccaacaaaaaaaaaaaaaagatattctgaagaagggGTGGGTGATCaggcaaaaatatatacatttttcccGAGAAAATCCTCTTtcattattttttcccaattcttTGCGATGTTTCTCAGATACAGTAGGTACATTTAATGGCATCATTTACAAATTGAATGAACagataaaaataaaggttttgctgttttattaatattaaagagatagttgacacaaatatttttaatatttttcaaatccgaaatatttaaatgtcattgtTTACACGCTCTCAAAACATGTTAAACCTaagtgagtttctttcttctgttaaaagtAGTATATAATGCGAGTAGATAAAAAGCTGCTGGTCCCCACTAACTTCAATAGTACTTTTCCTACTATTAACAGCCAGCAACTCTTTGGTCACCCATGTTATTCAACAGATGTTTTTTGGGGTTCAgtacaaaaccaaaataaatacagatttggGATGAAATTCGGAATGCTTAGAGTATTAGTCTAGTGTTACTTTAATACCCATACACATTGTCACATTTCAGTTTACACAAAAACAACTGTTTGATTATATGTAAATCTTTGACAATTTTAACACGATTAGATGTGAAACATAACCTAGTCCTGTAATAAAGCACTTTTTTACAGGCTTTGTAGTGTGCACGTCAATATTGCACTCTTCAGGTGTAtgcgctcaaaaaaaaaaaaaaaaaaaagtgtagaacAGCATACAACTCAAATTTCAATGGCAAAATTTCAATGCACATGCAACTAACacacttttgttattttgaatAATTGCAGCATCTCATGTGTGTGAATAGATTTAGTACTGCACAGTATATTAAGACAGTGGCACCAGAATTACAACTGATACAATGTCTGATGTAGTACTACACTATCTCTTCAAATGAAAATCCTTACAATGTGAAGACATTTCAACTGAtcacaattagggctgcacaatagaaagtgtcagcatcaatatcgcaatgtttgcatccacaatagtcatatAGCTATGCTTACTTTATTTGTTGGGATTAATAGTTGAGCAGGAGCCGCTATTTAGAACACATaagatttgtagagtcactgcagT
This genomic stretch from Danio aesculapii chromosome 1, fDanAes4.1, whole genome shotgun sequence harbors:
- the chmp2bb gene encoding charged multivesicular body protein 2b yields the protein MTSLFKKKTVDDVIKEQNKELRGTQRQIARDRTALEKQEKQLEMEIKKMAKTGNRDACKVLAKQLVQVRKQKTRTYAVSSKVTSMSTQTKLMNSQMKMAGAMATTTKTMQAVNKKMDPKKTMQTLQNFQKETAKMDMTEEMMNDTLDEIFEDSGDEEESQDIVNQVLDEIGIEISGKMAHAPSAARKTPSAATAKADGISDEDIERQLKALGVD